The following coding sequences are from one Sesamum indicum cultivar Zhongzhi No. 13 linkage group LG11, S_indicum_v1.0, whole genome shotgun sequence window:
- the LOC105174665 gene encoding pentatricopeptide repeat-containing protein At5g41170, mitochondrial-like: MSLVAADEFELAFKLKSSLSSFGLIPDSWTYSILLSCYCKKNEPFEAKIVLDHMLQNGFQPNVATFTALINSFCGTGRLQDAFEVFDIMSRIGCEPTINTYNCLLKGLCYVGRVEEAYDLMAGIRKSSLKPDIYTYTAMMDGFCKVGRSNEALELLDEALEMGLKPNVVTYNTLFNGYFKEGRPLCGFGLLKRMRERNCKPDCISYSTMLHGLLKWGKIKAALGIYNEMVEIGLAVDERMMNTLLRGLCRRSRKEKELLKDVSNVFEEMRNGNYTIYPGVFDLVVEAFCNGKETNRAFQIFNEMVKIGYSPKTFTFNIVIHSLCCVGEVDKALAVLMLMHKDRKPSGIPFNILIDELNQQGRSLEACRVYGVALKRGVVPTRKPTYCLAEQRPHNGWYTS; encoded by the coding sequence ATGTCTTTGGTTGCAGCAGATGAGTTTGAATTGGCATTTAAACTTAAGTCCAGTTTATCATCTTTTGGGTTAATCCCCGATAGTTGGACCTATTCAATTTTGCTCAGTTGTTACTGCAAGAAAAATGAGCCGTTTGAAGCTAAAATTGTTCTTGACCACATGCTGCAAAATGGGTTCCAACCTAATGTTGCTACTTTTACTGCATTGATCAACTCATTTTGCGGAACTGGGAGACTGCAAGATGCCTTTGAGGTGTTTGACATAATGTCTAGAATAGGATGTGAGCCCACAATTAACACATACAATTGCTTGTTGAAGGGGTTGTGCTATGTCGGGAGAGTGGAGGAAGCTTATGACTTGATGGCGGGCATCAGGAAGTCGTCCTTGAAGCCAGACATTTACACTTACACTGCAATGATGGATGGCTTTTGTAAAGTGGGCAGGTCGAATGAGGCATTAGAGTTACTGGATGAAGCTTTAGAAATGGGTTTGAAGCCGAATGTCGTCACCTATAACACCCTGTTTAATGGCTACTTCAAAGAGGGGAGGCCTTTATGTGGTTTTGGTCTATTGAAGCGAATGAGGGAGAGGAATTGCAAGCCTGATTGCATTAGCTATAGCACGATGTTGCATGGATTGTTAAAATGGGGTAAAATCAAAGCAGCTTTGGGGATTTATAATGAAATGGTTGAAATTGGTTTAGCAGTTGATGAGAGGATGATGAACACCTTGTTGAGAGGTTTGTGTAGGCgttcaagaaaagagaaagagctGCTGAAAGATGTGTCCAATGTGTTTGAAGAAATGAGGAATGGAAACTATACCATTTACCCTGGTGTGTTTGATTTGGTGGTTGAAGCCTTTTGTAATGGAAAGGAGACGAACAGGGCTTTTCAGATTTTCAATGAGATGGTTAAGATTGGATATTCACCCAAGACATTCACCTTCAACATTGTCATTCATTCCCTTTGCTGTGTTGGAGAGGTTGACAAGGCACTGGCGGTTTTGATGCTGATGCACAAAGACAGAAAACCTAGCGGAATTCCATTCAACATCTTAATTGATGAGTTGAATCAACAAGGAAGGTCATTAGAGGCTTGCCGTGTTTATGGGGTGGCATTGAAAAGGGGGGTGGTGCCTACGAGGAAGCCTACCTACTGCTTGGCTGAACAAAGGCCACATAATGGATGGTATACTTCATGA
- the LOC105174668 gene encoding uncharacterized protein LOC105174668: MLKFCGMGKHGFTAVIFIFLLVSNTCNASLVFHLRKLISSEFNNASANSQVSPTGSPVDESNTNPVNAGKSREEKHKEAEMGSPNNDKTLPIDSNGLKKNNNTTENPGAPSPPAGEKNGNLVDRGNGKADSTTTPKLGNNGICEGSMTRCRVQEMLVCIEPSKDSGTKQLFLVVQNKGESTLKVNINLPNLDNALPAFEVSKHKTRQMDISSIVGKNSELIVNSGNAKCELHLVNPVSVDNLMRQLTFYSKQVTPIYAVYASFLLVLLFGGTWACCKFRKRNRQDGIPYQELEMGLPETASAVNVDVAEGWDHDWDDDWDEDTAVKSPTGPQVRNFSADGLTARSAKKD; encoded by the exons ATGTTGAAGTTTTGTGGGATGGGTAAACATGGGTTTACTGCTGTCATCTTCATTTTCCTACTTGTTTCAAACACTTGTAATGCTTCTTTAGTTTTTCATCTCCGGAAATTGATTAGCAGTGAATTCAACAATGCTTCCGCCAATTCACAG GTTTCGCCCACGGGAAGTCCGGTTGACGAATCGAATACAAATCCGGTGAATGCAGGCAAGTCTCGGGAAGAGAAGCACAAAGAAGCTGAGATGGGCAGTCCAAATAATGACAAGACATTGCCAATTGATTCAAATGgcttaaagaaaaataacaatactACTGAAAATCCTGGTGCTCCAAGCCCGCCTGCAGGTGAGAAGAACGGCAATTTAGTTGATAGAGGAAATGGGAAGGCGGACAGTACGACCACACCGAAGTTGGGCAACAATGGCATTTGTGAGGGATCAATGACAAGGTGCAGGGTCCAAGAGATGCTTGTCTGTATTGAACCCTCAAAAGATAGTG GGACCAAACAATTGTTCCTTGTGGTGCAAAATAAAGGGGAAAGTACTTTGAAGGTGAATATCAATTTGCCTAATCTGGACAATGCTTTGCCTGCTTTTGAAGTATCCAAACACAAAACTAGGCAG ATGGATATATCGTCAATTGTGGGCAAGAACAGTGAACTGATAGTGAATTCTGGAAATGCAAAGTGTGAGCTTCACTTGGTTAATCCTGTTTCTGTAGACAACCTTATGCGACAGCTCACTTTCTACTCTAAGCAAGTGACCCCAATCTATGCTGTGTATGCCTCCTTTCTTTTGGTGTTGCTCTTTGGAGGGACATGGGCTTGTTGCAAATTCAGAAAGAGAAACCGGCAGGATGGAATTCCATATCAGGAACTAGAAATGGGTTTACCGGAAACTGCTTCTGCTGTCAATGTAGATGTGGCAGAAGGTTGGGATCATGACTGGGATGATGATTGGGATGAGGACACTGCAGTAAAATCACCTACAGGGCCCCAAGTTAGGAACTTCTCCGCTGATGGGCTCACTGCTAGGTCTGCAAAGAAAGATTGA
- the LOC105174669 gene encoding probable LRR receptor-like serine/threonine-protein kinase IRK isoform X1: protein MLCYRLTDFHPEMLVLFKLLPVLLFFPLLLVQSLDPAFNDDVLGLIVFKAGLTDPLSRLTSWNEEDDSACNWVGVRCDQDTNRVSELILDGFSLSGHLGRSLIRLQFLRVLQLSRNNFSGSVNPILAQIPSLQVIDLTENSLSGFIPEELFQQCGSLNSISLAKNNLTGSIPPSLSSCSNLERLNFSSNRLSGQLPSGLWSLSSLRLLDLSDNLLEGEIPRGIESLYNLRAINLRRNNFVGWLPENIGNCLLLKSVDFGENYFTGTLPLSMRKLSVCRYLDASRNLLTGEFPDWIGEMRSLEFLDLSVNNFSGRMATTVGNLQSLKQVNLSSNRFVGSLPESFGNCVNLKVLDVGQNLFSGNLPSWVFKLALESVSLSANRYSGTISFPAPLLQSYQSLELLDLSSNALTGGVPSAIGNFSRLQALNISRNSLAGSIPASVGELNTTSVLDMSHNQLSGSIPAEIGGAVSLQELRLESNFLTGAIPADIGNCSSLTSLVLSRNNLSGPVPVAIASLSNLELLDLSFNNLSGSLPKELTNLSHLDTFNASFNHLQGELPVGGFFNTIPLSSVIGNPSLCGSIVKHSCPAVHPKPLVLNPNSSVSNHGPLSPNLRHKRIVLSVSSLVAIGAAVFIAVGVVTVSILNMHARTSMARSAAAFTFSGGDDFSPSHDTEANYGKLVMFSGEVDFVTGAQSLLNKDCELGRGGFGAVYRTELQGGRSIAIKKLNTTSLVKCQEDFEREVKKLGKIRHQNLVALEGYYWTPSLQLLINEYISGGSLHKHLHDRESAGCLTWQQRFKIILGTAKGLAHLHQLNVIHYNMKSTNVLMDFSGEPKVGDFGLARLLPALDRYILSSKIQSALGYMAPEFACQTVKITEKCDVYGFGVLTLEVLTGRRPVEYMEDDVVVLCDMVREALDEGRIEECIDKKLEGKYPMEEAIPVVKLGLICASQVPSNRPDMEEVIRILELIQCPTESQEELE, encoded by the exons ATGCTCTGCTATCGACTCACGGATTTTCACCCAGAAATGTTGGTGCTTTTCAAGTTGCTGCCTGTTTTGCTCTTCTTTCCATTGCTTCTCGTTCAATCTTTGGACCCAGCTTTCAACGACGATGTATTGGGCTTGATTGTTTTCAAAGCTGGCCTCACCGACCCACTCTCCAGGCTCACCTCTTGGAATGAAGAAGATGATTCCGCCTGCAATTGGGTCGGCGTGAGATGTGATCAGGATACTAATCGGGTTTCCGAGCTTATTCTTGATGGTTTTTCTTTATCTGGCCACCTTGGAAGGAGTTTAATTAGACTGCAGTTCCTCAGAGTTTTGCAATTATCAAGAAACAATTTTTCAGGTTCCGTAAATCCCATCCTTGCTCAAATTCCATCCCTCCAAGTTATTGACTTGACTGAAAATAGTTTATCAGGGTTCATACCTGAAGAGCTTTTTCAACAATGTGGGTCCTTAAACTCAATTTCACTGGCCAAGAACAATCTCACTGGCTCAATCCCACCATCCTTGAGCTCCTGCTCAAATTTGGAGAGGCTTAACTTTTCGTCAAATCGCCTCTCAGGTCAGTTACCTTCTGGGTTATGGTCGTTGAGTTCGCTTCGTTTGCTTGATTTGTCTGATAATTTGCTCGAGGGTGAGATTCCAAGAGGGATTGAGAGTTTGTATAACTTGAGagcaattaatttaaggagGAACAATTTTGTGGGTTGGCTGCCTGAAAATATTGGAAATTGTTTGCTACTGAAGTCTGTTGATTTTGGTGAAAACTATTTTACTGGTACCCTTCCTCTATCAATGAGAAAGCTCAGCGTGTGCAGATATCTTGATGCGAGTAGAAATCTATTGACAGGAGAATTTCCTGATTGGATTGGAGAGATGAGAAGCCTGGAGTTCTTGGATCTTtcagttaataatttttctggtCGGATGGCAACTACTGTAGGCAATCTCCAGTCCTTGAAACAAGTTAATTTGTCAAGCAATCGGTTTGTGGGAAGCTTACCGGAGTCGTTTGGGAATTGTGTAAACCTTAAGGTTCTTGATGTTGgtcaaaatttgttttctggTAATCTGCCCTCATGGGTTTTTAAGTTAGCCTTGGAGAGTGTCTCGCTTTCCGCTAATAGATATAGTGGAACCATCAGTTTTCCTGCTCCTTTGCTGCAATCGTATCAAAGCCTTGAACTCTTAGATTTGTCATCCAATGCATTAACTGGTGGAGTTCCCTCTGCAATTGGGAATTTCAGTAGGCTGCAGGCCTTGAATATATCCCGGAATTCTCTAGCTGGTTCAATTCCAGCAAGTGTTGGCGAACTTAACACAACATCTGTCCTTGATATGAGTCACAATCAGTTAAGTGGGAGCATTCCAGCTGAGATTGGAGGGGCAGTTTCACTGCAGGAATTGAGACTGGAAAGCAATTTCCTGACTGGAGCAATTCCAGCAGACATTGGGAACTGCTCATCTCTAACCTCATT GGTCTTATCCCGGAATAATCTTTCCGGTCCTGTCCCTGTTGCAATTGCAAGCCTATCCAACCTTGAGCTGTTGGACTTGTCATTCAACAACTTGTCAGGAAGTCTACCAAAAGAATTGACTAACCTTTCCCACCTTGACACGTTCAATGCCTCCTTTAATCATCTCCAGGGGGAACTTCCAGTTGGAGGGTTTTTCAATACCATCCCTCTCTCATCTGTGATTGGTAATCCATCTCTGTGCGGTTCCATTGTCAAGCACTCCTGTCCTGCTGTCCATCCCAAGCCTCTTGTACTGAACCCCAACTCATCCGTTTCAAATCACGGTCCTCTTTCTCCAAATCTTCGGCACAAGCGGATAGTACTAAGTGTATCTTCCCTTGTCGCCATTGGTGCCGCTGTCTTTATAGCTGTTGGTGTAGTTACAGTCTCTATTCTCAATATGCATGCTCGCACGTCTATGGCACGGTCCGCTGCTGCTTTCACATTCTCAGGAGGTGATGACTTTAGCCCTTCCCATGACACTGAAGCTAACTATGGCAAGCTTGTTATGTTTTCTGGTGAGGTCGATTTTGTTACTGGGGCTCAATCTCTGCTCAATAAAGATTGTGAACTTGGGCGTGGTGGTTTTGGGGCTGTTTACAGGACAGAACTTCAAGGCGGACGGTCCATTGCCATCAAGAAGCTTAATACTACGAGCTTAGTGAAATGTCAAGAAGATTTTGAGAGGGAGGTTAAGAAACTTGGAAAGATCAGACACCAAAATTTGGTGGCGCTTGAAGGCTATTATTGGACACCATCCTTACAGCTACTCATTAACGAGTATATCTCTGGAGGAAGTTTGCATAAGCATCTCCACGACAGAGAGTCTGCTGGCTGCCTGACATGGCAACAGAGATTCAAAATAATCCTTGGTACTGCTAAAGGCCTTGCTCATCTGCACCAGCTGAATGTTATTCACTATAACATGAAATCGACCAACGTTCTGATGGACTTTTCTGGTGAACCAAAGGTGGGAGATTTTGGGCTGGCCAGGCTACTGCCTGCACTTGACCGATATATCCTCAGTAGCAAGATTCAGAGTGCACTTGGGTACATGGCTCCTGAATTCGCATGCCAAACTGTGAAGATTACTGAAAAATGTGATGTATATGGATTTGGGGTCTTGACTCTGGAGGTGCTAACTGGGAGAAGACCTGTAGAATACATGGAAGATGATGTGGTTGTGCTGTGCGACATGGTGAGGGAAGCTTTGGACGAAGGCAGGATAGAGGAATGCATTGACAAGAAGCTTGAAGGAAAGTATCCAATGGAGGAGGCAATTCCAGTAGTAAAACTTGGGTTAATATGTGCTTCTCAGGTGCCATCAAACCGCCCCGACATGGAAGAGGTGATAAGGATTTTGGAACTTATCCAATGTCCTACAGAGAGTCAAGAAGAACTGGAATGA
- the LOC105174669 gene encoding probable LRR receptor-like serine/threonine-protein kinase IRK isoform X2, whose translation MLCYRLTDFHPEMLVLFKLLPVLLFFPLLLVQSLDPAFNDDVLGLIVFKAGLTDPLSRLTSWNEEDDSACNWVGVRCDQDTNRVSELILDGFSLSGHLGRSLIRLQFLRVLQLSRNNFSGFIPEELFQQCGSLNSISLAKNNLTGSIPPSLSSCSNLERLNFSSNRLSGQLPSGLWSLSSLRLLDLSDNLLEGEIPRGIESLYNLRAINLRRNNFVGWLPENIGNCLLLKSVDFGENYFTGTLPLSMRKLSVCRYLDASRNLLTGEFPDWIGEMRSLEFLDLSVNNFSGRMATTVGNLQSLKQVNLSSNRFVGSLPESFGNCVNLKVLDVGQNLFSGNLPSWVFKLALESVSLSANRYSGTISFPAPLLQSYQSLELLDLSSNALTGGVPSAIGNFSRLQALNISRNSLAGSIPASVGELNTTSVLDMSHNQLSGSIPAEIGGAVSLQELRLESNFLTGAIPADIGNCSSLTSLVLSRNNLSGPVPVAIASLSNLELLDLSFNNLSGSLPKELTNLSHLDTFNASFNHLQGELPVGGFFNTIPLSSVIGNPSLCGSIVKHSCPAVHPKPLVLNPNSSVSNHGPLSPNLRHKRIVLSVSSLVAIGAAVFIAVGVVTVSILNMHARTSMARSAAAFTFSGGDDFSPSHDTEANYGKLVMFSGEVDFVTGAQSLLNKDCELGRGGFGAVYRTELQGGRSIAIKKLNTTSLVKCQEDFEREVKKLGKIRHQNLVALEGYYWTPSLQLLINEYISGGSLHKHLHDRESAGCLTWQQRFKIILGTAKGLAHLHQLNVIHYNMKSTNVLMDFSGEPKVGDFGLARLLPALDRYILSSKIQSALGYMAPEFACQTVKITEKCDVYGFGVLTLEVLTGRRPVEYMEDDVVVLCDMVREALDEGRIEECIDKKLEGKYPMEEAIPVVKLGLICASQVPSNRPDMEEVIRILELIQCPTESQEELE comes from the exons ATGCTCTGCTATCGACTCACGGATTTTCACCCAGAAATGTTGGTGCTTTTCAAGTTGCTGCCTGTTTTGCTCTTCTTTCCATTGCTTCTCGTTCAATCTTTGGACCCAGCTTTCAACGACGATGTATTGGGCTTGATTGTTTTCAAAGCTGGCCTCACCGACCCACTCTCCAGGCTCACCTCTTGGAATGAAGAAGATGATTCCGCCTGCAATTGGGTCGGCGTGAGATGTGATCAGGATACTAATCGGGTTTCCGAGCTTATTCTTGATGGTTTTTCTTTATCTGGCCACCTTGGAAGGAGTTTAATTAGACTGCAGTTCCTCAGAGTTTTGCAATTATCAAGAAACAATTTTTCAG GGTTCATACCTGAAGAGCTTTTTCAACAATGTGGGTCCTTAAACTCAATTTCACTGGCCAAGAACAATCTCACTGGCTCAATCCCACCATCCTTGAGCTCCTGCTCAAATTTGGAGAGGCTTAACTTTTCGTCAAATCGCCTCTCAGGTCAGTTACCTTCTGGGTTATGGTCGTTGAGTTCGCTTCGTTTGCTTGATTTGTCTGATAATTTGCTCGAGGGTGAGATTCCAAGAGGGATTGAGAGTTTGTATAACTTGAGagcaattaatttaaggagGAACAATTTTGTGGGTTGGCTGCCTGAAAATATTGGAAATTGTTTGCTACTGAAGTCTGTTGATTTTGGTGAAAACTATTTTACTGGTACCCTTCCTCTATCAATGAGAAAGCTCAGCGTGTGCAGATATCTTGATGCGAGTAGAAATCTATTGACAGGAGAATTTCCTGATTGGATTGGAGAGATGAGAAGCCTGGAGTTCTTGGATCTTtcagttaataatttttctggtCGGATGGCAACTACTGTAGGCAATCTCCAGTCCTTGAAACAAGTTAATTTGTCAAGCAATCGGTTTGTGGGAAGCTTACCGGAGTCGTTTGGGAATTGTGTAAACCTTAAGGTTCTTGATGTTGgtcaaaatttgttttctggTAATCTGCCCTCATGGGTTTTTAAGTTAGCCTTGGAGAGTGTCTCGCTTTCCGCTAATAGATATAGTGGAACCATCAGTTTTCCTGCTCCTTTGCTGCAATCGTATCAAAGCCTTGAACTCTTAGATTTGTCATCCAATGCATTAACTGGTGGAGTTCCCTCTGCAATTGGGAATTTCAGTAGGCTGCAGGCCTTGAATATATCCCGGAATTCTCTAGCTGGTTCAATTCCAGCAAGTGTTGGCGAACTTAACACAACATCTGTCCTTGATATGAGTCACAATCAGTTAAGTGGGAGCATTCCAGCTGAGATTGGAGGGGCAGTTTCACTGCAGGAATTGAGACTGGAAAGCAATTTCCTGACTGGAGCAATTCCAGCAGACATTGGGAACTGCTCATCTCTAACCTCATT GGTCTTATCCCGGAATAATCTTTCCGGTCCTGTCCCTGTTGCAATTGCAAGCCTATCCAACCTTGAGCTGTTGGACTTGTCATTCAACAACTTGTCAGGAAGTCTACCAAAAGAATTGACTAACCTTTCCCACCTTGACACGTTCAATGCCTCCTTTAATCATCTCCAGGGGGAACTTCCAGTTGGAGGGTTTTTCAATACCATCCCTCTCTCATCTGTGATTGGTAATCCATCTCTGTGCGGTTCCATTGTCAAGCACTCCTGTCCTGCTGTCCATCCCAAGCCTCTTGTACTGAACCCCAACTCATCCGTTTCAAATCACGGTCCTCTTTCTCCAAATCTTCGGCACAAGCGGATAGTACTAAGTGTATCTTCCCTTGTCGCCATTGGTGCCGCTGTCTTTATAGCTGTTGGTGTAGTTACAGTCTCTATTCTCAATATGCATGCTCGCACGTCTATGGCACGGTCCGCTGCTGCTTTCACATTCTCAGGAGGTGATGACTTTAGCCCTTCCCATGACACTGAAGCTAACTATGGCAAGCTTGTTATGTTTTCTGGTGAGGTCGATTTTGTTACTGGGGCTCAATCTCTGCTCAATAAAGATTGTGAACTTGGGCGTGGTGGTTTTGGGGCTGTTTACAGGACAGAACTTCAAGGCGGACGGTCCATTGCCATCAAGAAGCTTAATACTACGAGCTTAGTGAAATGTCAAGAAGATTTTGAGAGGGAGGTTAAGAAACTTGGAAAGATCAGACACCAAAATTTGGTGGCGCTTGAAGGCTATTATTGGACACCATCCTTACAGCTACTCATTAACGAGTATATCTCTGGAGGAAGTTTGCATAAGCATCTCCACGACAGAGAGTCTGCTGGCTGCCTGACATGGCAACAGAGATTCAAAATAATCCTTGGTACTGCTAAAGGCCTTGCTCATCTGCACCAGCTGAATGTTATTCACTATAACATGAAATCGACCAACGTTCTGATGGACTTTTCTGGTGAACCAAAGGTGGGAGATTTTGGGCTGGCCAGGCTACTGCCTGCACTTGACCGATATATCCTCAGTAGCAAGATTCAGAGTGCACTTGGGTACATGGCTCCTGAATTCGCATGCCAAACTGTGAAGATTACTGAAAAATGTGATGTATATGGATTTGGGGTCTTGACTCTGGAGGTGCTAACTGGGAGAAGACCTGTAGAATACATGGAAGATGATGTGGTTGTGCTGTGCGACATGGTGAGGGAAGCTTTGGACGAAGGCAGGATAGAGGAATGCATTGACAAGAAGCTTGAAGGAAAGTATCCAATGGAGGAGGCAATTCCAGTAGTAAAACTTGGGTTAATATGTGCTTCTCAGGTGCCATCAAACCGCCCCGACATGGAAGAGGTGATAAGGATTTTGGAACTTATCCAATGTCCTACAGAGAGTCAAGAAGAACTGGAATGA